A stretch of Besnoitia besnoiti strain Bb-Ger1 chromosome III, whole genome shotgun sequence DNA encodes these proteins:
- a CDS encoding hypothetical protein (encoded by transcript BESB_046500) produces MEPPTRVCAESTLGPPSDSHRRNAEGRLRASSWSVSPSLLSASCLPSLCQGALSAAGSSDSLGASQRDCRAMPSPCKFASASPPVCGSLSTGAVPRGCCRRPRGSGTFLCLALLLVALGCEQLPSPRQPLFSARAAEPSTLSSSDKERELNRVLQDLERLLRPTPPSASSPASPDHHGREATPPPSVADLHLLEALSAYRLAQQSGGSLARDPQALASLLRELQGVQEALKRSLPPLGSSAVQGSGAGETYRPRESAESSLAGSSSHDFASFRRSEDERARREERKPATSHLTVVVTTVVCTVISLLVLFVILRVQTNSMVRSGKAETVREGNKRLLAPGRGRARAGDCCEGDAAAPERVRHVSGASAYRQTEDAAREPSFSSSCGSSRDHALRRRPLKDGARHSARRDEQDEGRGLSSRRAVQCAYSSAARQWREGKSHGRLEEIDEDEEAACVHGMEARRDSVDCGRNRNVCPQEKSLMDVSSPSGSEFSGDEAEGARVINHTARQVFGQRGDSSESLASSASTRQVPQPSPHVAEKQQRYEDLCSSLFQRLGELLQEEDLAAQNKAEGDGAEEAVKATGSDAKGASEVANGSKKEIEEILTKLALMLKDIERDFSGSRPGYITCMIRCCNSLLRLDGLTLLSRCSKEEGLRNKAQEVIETVVPCIWSS; encoded by the exons GAATCCACACTGGGGCCTCCCTCTGACTCTCACCGCCGAAACGCGGAGGGGCGTCTGCGAGCTTCTTCGTGGTcggtctcgccctcgcttcTTTCTGCGTCATGTCTTCCTTCGCTCTGCCAGGGTGCGTTATCCGCGGCGGGTTCGTCTGACTCGCTTGGCGCTTCTCAGAGGGATTGCCGCGCGATGCCGTCTCCTTGTAAattcgcctctgcttccccGCCAGTGTGTGGATCTCTCTCGACGGGGGCTGTTCCGCGTGGATGTtgccggcgtcctcgcgggTCTGGCACCTTTCTGTGTCTTGCCCTTCTCTTGGTAGCCCTCGGGTGCGAGCAGCTCCCATCGCCTCGTCAGCCTCttttctccgctcgcgctgcggagccCAGCACTCTGTCGTCGTCAGACAAAGAGCGCGAGCTGAATCGCGTCCTCCAAGACCTCGAAAGGCTCCTGCGTCCAAcgcctccttccgcgtcttcacCCGCGTCTCCCGACCACCACGGGCGGGAGGCAACGCCACCGCCTTCTGTCGCAGACCTGCATCTTCTGGAGGCTTTGTCGGCTTACCgcctggcgcagcagagcggcggCTCACTCGCGCGGGATCCCCAGGCCCTGGCGTCGCTTTTGCGCGAACTGCAAGGCGTGCAGGAGGCTCTGAAGCGGTCGCTACCTCCGCTGGGTTCGTCTGCCGTCCAGGGCAGTGGAGCTGGGGAGACGTACCGACCTCGCGAAAGTGCGGAATCGAGCCTTGCCGGGTCTTCTTCCCACGATTTCGCGTCCTTTCGGAGAAGCGAGGacgagcgagcgcgaagagaggagcggaagcCGGCGACCAGCCACTTGACTGTGGTGGTGACTACCGTCGTCTGCACAGTcatctctctcctcgtcttgtTCGTCATCCTTCGCGTCCAGACGAACTCCATGGTCCGATCAGGAAAGGCGGAAACGGTGCGCGAAGGGAACAAGAGACTCCTCGCTCCAGGGCgtggccgcgcgcgcgcgggggactgctgcgagggcgacgccgcggcgcctgagagAGTCCGCCACGTCTCTGGGGCGAGCGCCTACcggcagacagaggacgccgcgcgcgagccgagcTTCTCGAGCTCCTGCGGATCGTCGCGTGACCacgcgctgcggagaaggccgCTCAAAGACGGCGCGAGGCACAGCGCACGGAGGGATGAACAGGACGAAGGCAGGGGGCTCAGCTCCCGCAGGGCGGTCCAGTGCGCCtacagcagcgcagcgcgacaGTGGCGAGAGGGGAAGAGCCACGGGCGCCTTGAAGAGAtcgatgaagacgaagaggcggctTGCGTGCATGGAATGGAAGCCAGACGAGACTCGGTAGACTGCGGAAGAAACCGGAATGTGTGCCCGCAAGAGAAGAGTCTGATGGAcgtctcgtcgccgtctgggTCGGAGTTCtccggagacgaggcggagggcgcccgAGTGATCAACCACACAGCGCGCCAGGTCTTTggacagcgaggcgacagctCAG agtctctcgcctcctcagctTCCACGCGGCAGGTGCCGCAGCCTTCTCCGCATgtcgcggagaagcagcagcgctACGAGGacctctgcagctcgctcTTTCAGAGGCTGGGGGAGTTGCTTCAGGAGGAGGatctcgcggcgcagaacaaggcagagggcgacggcgcggaggaggcggtgaAGGCGACGGGCTCCGACGCGAAGGGCGCAAGCGAGGTCGCGAACGGCAGCAAGAAAGAGATCGAGGAGATCCTCACGAAGCTGGCGCTGATGCTGAAGGACATCGAGCGAGACTTCAGCGGATCGCGCCCGGGCTACATCACCTGCATGATTCGGTGCTGCAACAGCCTTCTGCGGCTGGATGGCTTGACCTTGCTGAGCCGGTGCTCTAAGGAGGAGGGCCTGCGGAATAAAGCTCAGGAGGTGATTGAGACAGTCGTCCCGTGCATCTGGTCGTCTTGA